The Amphiura filiformis chromosome 12, Afil_fr2py, whole genome shotgun sequence genome includes a region encoding these proteins:
- the LOC140166805 gene encoding hyalin-like, which yields MAYRLNTRITKLPINIFVLICVQVIVVKAVITCDFISWCGFTQGGDDDFDWKRISGATHSGNTGPSSDHTSGSGYYVYIETSKPRQPGDTARLLSPTITATAGYQDCTVRFWYHMYGVHIGALNIYTKSAGSGGSVGNQQWTLSGNQGNMWSEASFTFGPQSDFQVVFEGVRGPDYKGDISLDDIYISSCVDTEIPVINDCPDNIRTTTELGTSEKSVSWTEPRVTDRSGTPRKTESHQPGSEFPVGVTNVRYTFTDNANNVAYCTFSITVETVDTIRPQVTGCPNNIQTTIELGTPTKSVTWAEPTATDLSGTPTRTRTHQPGTAFAIGVTDVRYTFEDTANNVATCSFSVTVETVDTTAPQIDGCPDNVRTTTELGTTRKIVTWIEPTSTDLSGIPQRTRSYQPGIEFPVGVTDVRYIFTDAANNVATCTFSVTLEIVDTTPPHVNQCPVDFASLAGKHVSWTDPTASDLSNVIWTSSVSPGTYITATTPVVYTFTDSSGNVAYCNFTITVFQDTTPPTIINCPGDIITAAELGTSSTTVSWRKPSATDESGRVILADFTHVSGQPFPIGTTIVGYTFADDSYNFAHCNFSVKVETVDTTPPAISNCPSDIVQNIELGTNSTPVFWTVPTATDASGNVRLLSQSHVPGSNFISGRTTVTYTFRDDSSNDAYCSFVVQVNQDDTVPPAILSCPSDIDENTELGTHSIRIYWSTPIATDMSGNVSIVSQTHSPGDRFSDGIHIVNYRFTDGNGNEASCSFQVFIQEGEGFLCNIIYV from the exons ATGGCATATCGACTAAACACACGTATAACGAAGTTACCAATTAATATTTTCGTATTGATTTGCGTACAGGTGATCGTTGTTAAAG CCGTAATAACGTGTGACTTTATAAGTTGGTGCGGTTTTACACAGGGGGGAGATGATGACTTTGATTGGAAACGTATTTCTGGTGCCACACACTCAGGAAATACCGGGCCATCAAGCGACCACACATCTGGAA GTGGGTATTATGTTTACATCGAAACAAGCAAACCAAGGCAACCAGGTGATACAGCTCGTCTTTTAAGTCCTACAATCACCGCTACTGCTGGGTATCAAGACTGCACTGTTAGATTTTGGTATCATATGTATGGCGTGCACATAGGAGCGTTAAACATTTATACAAAGTCTGCTGGTAGTGGAGGTAGTGTTGGAAACCAACAGTGGACGCTTTCTGGAAACCAAGGCAATATGTGGTCAGAAGCTAGTTTTACTTTCGGCCCACAATCAGACTTCCAG GTAGTCTTTGAAGGAGTAAGAGGGCCAGACTACAAGGGAGATATTTCTTTGGATGACATATACATCTCAAGCTGTG TTGATACAGAAATTCCGGTGATCAATGACTGCCCTGATAATATCCGAACAACTACTGAGCTTGGAACAAGTGAAAAATCCGTATCTTGGACAGAACCTCGTGTTACAGATCGCTCTGGGACTCCAAGGAAAACAGAATCACATCAACCAGGGTCAGAGTTTCCTGTTGGAGTAACAAATGTGCGTTACACTTTCACCGACAATGCAAATAACGTCGCATATTGTACGTTCTCAATTACTGTAGAAACAG TTGATACGATAAGACCACAAGTCACTGGATGTCCAAATAATATACAGACCACCATCGAGCTAGGAACACCAACGAAATCCGTCACCTGGGCCGAGCCTACAGCTACAGACCTCTCTGGAACACCAACAAGAACTCGAACTCACCAACCTGGAACAGCATTCGCCATAGGAGTTACCGATGTGCGTTACACCTTTGAGGACACGGCCAATAACGTCGCTACATGCAGCTTTTCAGTCACTGTCGAAACAG TTGATACGACTGCGCCACAAATCGACGGATGTCCCGATAACGTACGAACAACCACTGAACTGGGAACGACCAGAAAAATTGTCACCTGGATAGAGCCTACATCTACAGATCTGTCTGGAATTCCTCAACGAACACGTTCATATCAACCTGGAATAGAATTTCCCGTTGGAGTTACGGATGTGCGTTACATATTTACTGATGCAGCCAATAACGTTGCTACATGTACCTTTTCAGTTACCCTCGAAATAG TTGATACTACTCCACCACATGTCAATCAATGCCCTGTAGACTTTGCCTCTTTAGCTGGAAAGCACGTCAGCTGGACAGATCCCACTGCCTCGGACCTATCAAACGTCATCTGGACAAGTTCGGTGTCTCCCGGCACATACATCACAGCAACAACTCCAGTCGTGTATACATTTACCGATTCATCGGGAAATGTGGCATATTGTAACTTCACTATCACCGTTTTTC AGGATACCACACCACCGACTATAATCAATTGTCCGGGAGACATAATCACCGCAGCCGAGCTAGGCACATCATCAACAACAGTTTCTTGGAGAAAGCCGTCTGCAACGGATGAATCAGGGCGTGTAATACTGGCTGACTTTACCCATGTATCAGGGCAACCATTTCCTATTGGAACAACAATTGTAGGGTATACGTTTGCGGATGATTCTTACAATTTTGCACATTGCAACTTCTCCGTCAAAGTTGAAACAG TTGATACAACGCCACCAGCAATTAGTAATTGTCCATCAGACATTGTACAGAACATTGAGCTTGGAACAAACAGCACGCCTGTATTTTGGACAGTACCTACAGCTACTGATGCGTCAGGAAATGTTAGACTTCTATCTCAAAGTCATGTACCTGGTAGTAATTTCATTTCTGGAAGAACAACTGTGACTTATACATTTCGTGATGATAGCAGCAATGACGCATATTGCTCATTTGTGGTCCAAGTTAATCAAG ATGACACGGTTCCACCTGCCATACTATCCTGTCCATCAGACATCGATGAGAACACAGAGCTTGGAACCCACAGCATACGAATTTATTGGAGTACACCAATAGCTACTGATATGTCAGGAAATGTGTCAATTGTGTCGCAGACTCATTCGCCTGGTGACAGATTCTCGGATGGCATACATATTGTAAACTACAGATTTACCGATGGAAATGGAAATGAAGCGTCTTGTTCATTCCAAGTTTTCATTCAGGAAGGTGAGGGTTTCTTATGTAACATTATCTACGTTTGA